Proteins co-encoded in one Borreliella andersonii genomic window:
- a CDS encoding S2/P23 family protein — protein sequence MKRIILSFVVLILGCNLDDNSKINREGSNKLIRESGLNDLGQKKRALGEMNFGLFSGDSGVVYNFQNYETLKAFENKNKFIDYSKIEFLEGTKSINVFLWPVDVRWIKIKARDLFGECGDFIKELKGIKYSYLVSPVDGSYISYAMPLIVFETTSESDPFYSVSGFKLISKGSDINFNENKGGFLGRLPMSEKSVESGLVTAYPFGSSDAKKVIEAFVSLYDNGTWSDMIAEITIKSKQHPKNEKVYRILLDSQLFNATMKKIIEKYPKIKSASFAFNSLIN from the coding sequence TTGAAAAGAATCATTTTATCCTTTGTGGTTTTAATCCTAGGGTGTAATTTAGATGATAATTCAAAGATAAATAGAGAGGGCAGTAATAAGCTTATTAGAGAAAGTGGGTTAAATGATCTGGGTCAAAAAAAAAGAGCTTTAGGAGAGATGAATTTTGGGCTTTTTTCTGGAGATTCTGGTGTAGTTTATAATTTTCAAAATTATGAGACTTTAAAAGCTTTTGAGAATAAAAATAAATTTATTGATTACTCTAAAATAGAGTTTTTAGAAGGAACAAAATCAATAAATGTTTTTCTTTGGCCAGTTGATGTTCGTTGGATAAAAATTAAAGCCAGAGATTTGTTTGGAGAGTGTGGAGATTTTATTAAGGAGCTTAAGGGCATTAAGTATTCTTATCTTGTTTCTCCTGTTGATGGAAGCTATATTTCTTATGCTATGCCTTTAATAGTTTTTGAAACTACTAGTGAGAGTGATCCATTTTATTCTGTTTCTGGGTTTAAATTAATAAGCAAGGGGAGTGATATAAATTTTAATGAAAATAAAGGTGGATTTTTAGGAAGACTTCCAATGTCTGAAAAGTCAGTTGAATCTGGGCTTGTAACCGCATATCCTTTTGGTTCTAGTGATGCTAAAAAAGTGATTGAGGCCTTTGTTTCTCTTTATGATAATGGAACTTGGAGTGATATGATTGCCGAGATTACCATTAAATCCAAGCAACATCCAAAAAATGAAAAAGTTTACAGAATTTTACTTGATTCTCAGCTTTTTAATGCTACTATGAAAAAAATAATTGAAAAATACCCCAAGATAAAAAGTGCAAGTTTTGCATTTAATTCGTTGATTAACTAA
- a CDS encoding P13 family porin, with product MKKIFTLILIFGLTIQIFATKDTQDRIEKGIESFNKYDKEKKNPIGPFLLNLLLPFGIGSFVQGDYIGGGSVLGFNLLGAILLGTGIILNHRETQPTGYILTGVGISMILISYTTSLIIPFAFANRYNENLKRRLSSELAGFEPNFEIGITGFQLSFKKIY from the coding sequence ATGAAAAAAATTTTTACATTAATATTAATTTTTGGGTTGACAATTCAAATATTTGCCACAAAAGACACACAAGATAGGATTGAAAAAGGTATTGAAAGTTTTAATAAATATGATAAAGAGAAAAAAAACCCAATAGGGCCATTCCTTTTAAATTTACTTCTACCTTTTGGAATAGGATCCTTTGTTCAAGGGGATTATATTGGTGGAGGCTCAGTGCTTGGATTTAATTTACTAGGAGCAATCCTTTTGGGAACTGGAATTATTCTTAATCACCGTGAAACACAACCAACCGGATACATACTAACCGGAGTAGGAATAAGCATGATTTTAATATCCTATACAACTTCACTTATTATTCCATTTGCATTTGCAAATCGGTACAATGAAAATCTTAAAAGAAGACTCAGCTCTGAGCTTGCGGGATTTGAGCCCAATTTTGAGATTGGGATAACCGGATTCCAATTATCGTTTAAAAAAATTTATTAA